The following coding sequences are from one Chroogloeocystis siderophila 5.2 s.c.1 window:
- the dhaK gene encoding dihydroxyacetone kinase subunit DhaK — protein sequence MSSSLTDRYALPITSLKATLSEVTTMKKLINQPEDFVRESLIGMAKAHSDLLKVQFEPTFVYRADAPVQGKVALISGGGSGHEPLHAGFVGRGMLDAACPGEVFTSPTPDQMLAAAKQVDGGAGILYIVKNYSGDVMNFEMATELARAEDLRVLSILIDDDVAVKDSLYTQGRRGVGTTVLAEKICGAAAEKGYDLADIADLCRRVNLNGRSMGVALTSCTVPAIMKPTFELDADEIEMGIGIHGEPGRERMTIKSADEITEMLAMSIFEDIVYTRTVREWDESKGGFVDVQLTNPEWEKGDRLLAFVNGMGGTPLAELYIVYRQLADLCAQQGWQIVRNLIGSYITSLDMQGCSITLLRLDDEMIRLWDAPVKTASWRWGS from the coding sequence TTGTCTTCTTCTTTAACGGATAGATACGCATTACCGATTACCAGCCTCAAAGCTACATTGTCAGAAGTCACTACAATGAAAAAACTCATCAATCAACCGGAAGATTTTGTCCGTGAGAGTTTAATAGGAATGGCAAAGGCGCATTCTGATCTATTAAAAGTACAATTTGAGCCTACGTTTGTCTATCGTGCAGATGCACCCGTACAAGGAAAAGTTGCGCTAATTTCAGGTGGTGGTAGCGGACACGAACCACTGCACGCAGGGTTTGTTGGTAGGGGAATGCTGGATGCTGCTTGTCCTGGTGAAGTTTTTACTTCGCCAACGCCCGATCAAATGCTAGCAGCGGCAAAACAAGTTGATGGTGGTGCAGGAATTCTTTATATAGTCAAAAACTATAGTGGTGATGTTATGAACTTCGAGATGGCAACCGAGTTAGCGCGTGCTGAAGATCTGCGAGTTTTGAGTATTTTAATCGATGATGATGTTGCCGTCAAAGACAGTTTGTACACGCAAGGGCGGCGAGGTGTAGGAACAACGGTACTAGCCGAAAAAATTTGTGGTGCGGCGGCAGAAAAAGGATATGATTTAGCCGATATTGCCGATTTGTGTCGCCGAGTTAATCTCAATGGGCGAAGTATGGGAGTCGCCTTAACTTCATGTACTGTACCCGCAATCATGAAGCCGACGTTTGAATTAGATGCTGACGAAATTGAAATGGGAATTGGCATTCACGGCGAACCAGGGCGCGAAAGAATGACGATTAAGTCGGCGGATGAGATTACTGAGATGCTAGCAATGTCAATTTTTGAGGATATTGTCTATACTCGCACAGTCCGCGAGTGGGATGAAAGCAAAGGAGGATTTGTTGACGTGCAATTAACCAATCCTGAATGGGAAAAGGGCGATCGCCTTTTAGCTTTTGTCAACGGTATGGGTGGTACGCCGCTAGCTGAACTGTACATTGTTTATCGCCAACTTGCCGATTTGTGCGCGCAGCAAGGATGGCAAATTGTCCGCAACTTAATCGGTTCTTACATCACATCGCTCGATATGCAAGGGTGTTCGATTACGCTACTAAGGTTAGACGATGAAATGATTCGCCTTTGGGATGCACCCGTAAAAACAGCAAGCTGGCGCTGGGGAAGTTGA
- a CDS encoding histone deacetylase family protein, which yields MDLPIIYHPDYVAPLPEGHRFPMPKFSQLYELLIADGVADPGQFHTPVQPLSEWITLVHTPDYFQAYCTGTLDPKAQRRIGLPWSSALVKRTCIAVGGTILTAKLALSHGLACNTAGGTHHAFPSYGSGFCIFNDLAIATRVLQQLQLVKKVLIVDLDVHQGDGTAYIFQEDASVFTFSMHCEVNFPGTKQNSDLDVPLPVGMEDDAYLQTLANYLPDLLSHVKPDLVLYDAGVDPHAGDRLGKLALTDAGIYRREMQVLSTCFGRGYPVACVIGGGYADDFNSLVYRHSLLHRAASEVYRHYR from the coding sequence ATGGATTTACCAATTATTTACCACCCTGACTACGTAGCACCTCTGCCCGAAGGTCATCGCTTTCCGATGCCTAAGTTTAGCCAACTCTATGAATTACTCATCGCAGATGGTGTAGCAGATCCTGGACAATTTCATACTCCCGTACAACCACTATCCGAATGGATCACATTAGTTCATACTCCAGATTACTTTCAAGCATATTGTACAGGGACACTCGATCCTAAAGCGCAACGCCGAATTGGCTTACCTTGGAGTTCGGCGTTAGTCAAGCGCACGTGTATTGCTGTCGGGGGAACAATTTTAACAGCTAAATTAGCCCTCAGTCACGGTTTAGCGTGCAATACTGCGGGTGGAACACATCATGCTTTTCCAAGCTATGGTTCGGGTTTTTGTATTTTTAACGATTTGGCGATCGCCACGCGTGTTTTACAACAGTTGCAACTCGTCAAAAAAGTATTGATTGTAGATTTGGATGTGCATCAAGGTGACGGGACAGCGTATATTTTTCAAGAGGATGCGAGTGTTTTTACGTTTTCGATGCACTGTGAAGTAAATTTTCCAGGAACTAAACAAAACAGTGACTTGGATGTTCCTTTACCTGTAGGAATGGAAGACGATGCTTATTTGCAAACGTTAGCGAATTACTTACCCGATTTACTTTCTCATGTTAAGCCAGATCTTGTGTTATACGATGCAGGTGTCGATCCGCACGCAGGCGATCGCTTGGGTAAATTAGCTTTAACTGACGCTGGTATTTATCGCCGCGAAATGCAAGTCTTAAGTACCTGTTTCGGTCGCGGTTATCCGGTAGCTTGTGTGATTGGTGGTGGTTATGCGGATGACTTTAACAGTTTAGTTTATCGCCATTCTTTACTGCACCGCGCCGCAAGTGAAGTTTATCGGCATTATCGCTAA
- a CDS encoding tRNA (cytidine(34)-2'-O)-methyltransferase: protein MPQIVLVHPQIPPNTGNIARTCAATETELHLVGPLGFEISDRYLKRAGLDYWPYVNLHYHESIATFQSYCKQRGGRTIGFSVRGSDNYAAFQFQTDDWLIFGSETTGLPPDMLAECTATVYIPMPHPKVRSLNLSVSVAIGLFEARRQLGYLV from the coding sequence ATGCCTCAGATTGTCTTAGTTCATCCCCAAATTCCGCCGAATACTGGAAATATTGCTCGTACCTGCGCTGCAACCGAAACCGAGTTACATCTAGTTGGTCCACTAGGTTTTGAGATTAGCGATCGCTATCTCAAGCGGGCCGGATTAGATTACTGGCCTTATGTCAACTTGCACTATCATGAATCAATTGCTACTTTTCAGTCTTACTGCAAACAACGGGGCGGACGCACAATTGGTTTTAGCGTGAGGGGAAGTGACAACTATGCAGCTTTCCAATTTCAAACTGATGACTGGTTAATATTCGGTAGTGAAACGACAGGTTTACCGCCTGATATGCTGGCAGAATGTACTGCTACGGTGTATATTCCTATGCCACATCCCAAGGTGCGGAGCTTAAATCTCTCCGTCAGCGTTGCGATCGGTTTATTTGAAGCTCGACGTCAACTAGGATATCTTGTATGA
- a CDS encoding YcjF family protein codes for MPFPRIVMLLIALIVIVGLLLWLFASLSQLLWQLSYTSPFLADVLLFLIVALVVLLIGVVIYYIAIVQRGERRSRRRAQRQIQIPEDRTDVAEENLRAIQQQLTQIQDEVARQALLARSQEIEASLSRGALRVVVFGTGSAGKTSLVNAIFGRIVGQVAAPMGTTQEGQTYSLRLKGMERRILITDTPGILEAGVAGTERERLARQLATEADLLLFVVDNDLRRSEYEPLQTLAEIGKRSLLVLNKTDLYTDIDRETILAQLRERVKNFIAPTDIVAIAANPQPVALENGEIFQPEPDIMPLLRRMAAVLRTEGEDLVADNILLQSQRLGEEARQIIDAQRRRQADQVVDRFQWISAGVVTVTPLPGVDLLATAAVNAQMVVEIGRIYGSDLNLERGKELALSLAKTLASLGIVKGAIQLLSTALQFHVATFVVGRAIQGVTAAYLTRIAGKSFIEYFRHDQDWGDGGITEVVQRQFELNRRDEFIKAFVQEAIARVIKPLKVDS; via the coding sequence ATGCCTTTTCCACGCATCGTAATGCTGCTGATTGCCCTAATTGTTATCGTCGGGCTGTTGCTGTGGCTGTTTGCTAGCTTGTCACAGTTGTTATGGCAGTTGTCTTACACTTCGCCGTTCCTGGCGGATGTGCTGCTATTTCTGATTGTCGCCTTGGTTGTCTTGCTGATCGGTGTAGTTATCTACTACATCGCGATTGTCCAACGCGGTGAAAGGCGATCGCGACGACGGGCGCAACGGCAAATTCAAATTCCCGAAGACCGCACGGACGTTGCGGAGGAAAATCTGCGTGCAATCCAACAGCAATTGACACAAATTCAAGATGAAGTGGCGCGTCAAGCGTTACTCGCGCGATCGCAGGAAATTGAAGCAAGTTTATCGCGCGGTGCGTTGCGAGTCGTTGTCTTTGGAACAGGTTCAGCGGGCAAAACTTCACTCGTGAATGCGATCTTTGGGCGAATTGTCGGACAAGTCGCAGCACCAATGGGAACAACACAGGAAGGACAAACTTACAGCTTGCGGCTCAAAGGCATGGAACGCCGGATTTTGATTACGGATACGCCAGGAATTTTAGAAGCAGGAGTCGCCGGAACAGAACGCGAAAGACTCGCACGACAATTAGCTACTGAAGCTGACTTATTGTTGTTTGTTGTAGATAACGATTTACGGCGTTCGGAATACGAACCGTTGCAGACATTGGCAGAAATTGGCAAGCGATCGCTTTTAGTTTTGAATAAAACCGATTTATACACTGACATAGACCGCGAAACAATCCTCGCCCAACTGCGCGAACGAGTTAAAAACTTTATTGCACCAACGGATATTGTGGCGATCGCTGCGAATCCGCAACCTGTCGCGTTAGAAAATGGCGAAATTTTTCAGCCTGAACCAGATATTATGCCGTTACTGCGCCGCATGGCTGCGGTTTTACGTACTGAGGGTGAAGATTTAGTCGCAGACAATATCTTACTGCAATCGCAACGACTCGGCGAAGAGGCACGGCAGATTATTGATGCTCAGCGGCGTCGTCAAGCGGATCAGGTTGTAGACCGTTTTCAATGGATTAGTGCAGGTGTTGTCACAGTAACGCCGTTACCAGGTGTTGATTTACTCGCCACCGCAGCGGTGAATGCGCAAATGGTTGTCGAAATCGGGAGAATCTACGGCAGCGATTTGAATTTAGAACGCGGTAAAGAGTTGGCACTTTCTTTAGCAAAAACGCTTGCAAGTTTGGGGATTGTCAAAGGGGCAATTCAACTGTTATCAACAGCACTACAATTTCATGTTGCGACGTTTGTCGTTGGTCGTGCAATTCAAGGCGTGACTGCTGCGTATTTGACGCGAATTGCAGGTAAAAGTTTTATCGAGTATTTTCGTCACGATCAAGATTGGGGTGACGGTGGAATTACTGAGGTAGTACAGCGTCAATTTGAACTTAACCGCCGCGATGAGTTTATCAAAGCTTTCGTGCAAGAAGCGATCGCCCGCGTAATTAAACCGCTTAAAGTTGATTCGTAA
- the gshA gene encoding glutamate--cysteine ligase, with protein MLLSKGFEVEMYTGTPQGDIVGLSDQIVAGIDGFVREPDSRNVEYTTPPLTKYEDLLCSLLRPRLRLREYLQKLGNYTLIPGSTLALGGSDRFFRSDPSNPYHDYIEQTYGTKVVTASVHINIGIADPETLMRACRLVRVEAPLYLALSAASPFIDSKATGYHSTRWGLFPQTPTYVPLFESHAHHIRWVEEQLAAGTMQNVRHLWVSVRPNGDRRPYNLNRLELRICDLVSDPISLLAIAALLEARLLQLIADPSLDPLETSTIPATNRPEELIAITVANEAAAAQSSLDARLTHWQDGRSILARDWIAEIYKDVWAIAKQSGFNCFLSPVQKILREGNEAQQWLQLFTYGFSVQQIMTQASLAMRERESKLEAEICSPVAA; from the coding sequence GTGCTGCTATCCAAAGGTTTTGAAGTCGAGATGTACACTGGTACACCCCAGGGTGATATTGTCGGTCTTTCAGACCAAATTGTAGCCGGTATAGATGGGTTTGTCCGCGAACCAGATAGCCGTAATGTCGAATACACAACGCCTCCACTAACGAAGTATGAAGATCTTCTGTGTTCCCTACTACGTCCTCGCTTGCGATTACGCGAATATTTACAAAAATTAGGAAACTATACTTTAATACCTGGAAGTACGCTGGCTTTGGGTGGAAGCGATCGCTTCTTTCGTTCCGATCCAAGCAACCCGTATCACGACTATATCGAACAAACCTACGGTACCAAAGTTGTCACCGCTAGCGTTCACATCAATATTGGTATTGCCGATCCAGAGACATTGATGCGTGCGTGTCGTTTGGTACGCGTAGAAGCTCCATTATATCTCGCACTCAGCGCCGCATCTCCCTTTATCGATAGCAAAGCCACAGGATATCATTCAACGCGCTGGGGATTATTTCCGCAAACTCCTACATATGTACCTTTATTTGAAAGCCACGCGCATCATATTCGGTGGGTAGAAGAACAGTTAGCAGCAGGAACGATGCAAAATGTCCGCCACTTATGGGTGTCAGTACGACCGAATGGTGATCGCCGTCCGTATAACCTGAATCGTTTAGAATTACGCATTTGCGACCTTGTTAGCGATCCTATCAGTTTACTCGCGATCGCCGCTTTGCTTGAAGCACGTCTTTTACAACTGATTGCCGATCCGAGTCTCGATCCCCTCGAAACCAGTACTATACCTGCAACAAATCGCCCAGAGGAACTAATTGCGATTACCGTTGCAAATGAAGCGGCGGCGGCACAATCTAGTTTAGATGCGCGCTTGACCCATTGGCAAGATGGTAGAAGTATCTTAGCACGCGATTGGATTGCAGAAATTTACAAAGATGTTTGGGCGATCGCGAAACAAAGTGGCTTTAACTGCTTTCTTTCCCCTGTGCAAAAAATTCTTCGCGAAGGAAACGAAGCACAGCAGTGGTTGCAGCTTTTTACTTATGGTTTCAGTGTCCAGCAAATTATGACACAAGCAAGCCTCGCGATGCGCGAACGCGAAAGCAAACTCGAAGCTGAAATATGTTCTCCTGTAGCAGCTTGA
- the dhaL gene encoding dihydroxyacetone kinase subunit DhaL has product MMMTKEQILQWLEQFADAIAQNKEYLTQLDAAIGDADHGINMDRGFQKVASQLPKLAEQDISSVLKTVSITLISSVGGASGPLYGTFFLRASTAVAGKQELSNEDLASLLQAGLDGVLQRGKAQLGDKTMIDALSPAVTAFTQAIGQGKTTSEAIQQATAAAEQGMQATIPMLAKKGRASYLGDRSIDHQDPGATSVYLMLKSLSEVLGMTSD; this is encoded by the coding sequence ATGATGATGACAAAAGAGCAGATCTTACAATGGTTAGAGCAATTCGCAGATGCGATCGCGCAGAACAAAGAATACTTGACACAACTCGATGCGGCGATCGGTGATGCCGATCATGGTATCAACATGGATCGTGGATTTCAAAAAGTCGCAAGTCAGTTACCTAAACTTGCAGAGCAAGATATCAGCAGTGTTTTGAAAACAGTTAGTATAACACTTATTTCTAGTGTGGGTGGTGCGAGTGGACCATTGTATGGCACTTTCTTTTTACGCGCGAGTACCGCTGTTGCTGGAAAACAAGAATTATCGAACGAAGATTTGGCAAGTTTACTGCAAGCAGGCTTAGATGGCGTCTTACAACGCGGCAAAGCGCAACTTGGTGATAAAACAATGATTGACGCGCTATCGCCTGCGGTTACGGCTTTTACCCAAGCTATCGGTCAAGGTAAAACAACCTCAGAAGCAATTCAACAAGCAACCGCCGCCGCCGAACAAGGAATGCAAGCAACTATCCCCATGCTGGCAAAAAAAGGTCGCGCCAGCTACTTAGGCGATCGCAGCATCGACCATCAAGATCCTGGGGCAACATCTGTATATTTGATGCTAAAAAGTTTATCCGAAGTCCTTGGTATGACGAGTGATTAG